The genomic stretch ATACAAAAACGAATATTCAGCTAAAAAGGATTATTTCATAAGAAGAATAGAGAGTGAGTTTTCGTATCCTGTTTTTGTAAAGCCTGCAAACTCAGGTTCGTCTGTGGGTATATCAAAAGCGAAAGATAGAGAAGACCTTGTTTTGGCAATACATGAGGCTTTTTTGTACGATACAAAGATTTTGATTGAACAGGCTATAAACGCTCGGGAGATAGAATGTGCAGTTTTAGGAAATGATGAGGTATTTGTGTCTGAGCCGGGAGAAATAATTCCATCAAGAGAGTTTTATTCGTATGAGGCAAAGTATATTGATAATTCATCAGAGCTTATTATTCCTGCAAGACTTCCAAAGGAAGTTACTGAAGAGATAAAAGATTTGGCAGCAAGGATTTACAAAATTTTTGAGTGCTGCGGAATGGCAAGAGTGGACTTTTTTGTTGATAAAGATACGAACAAAGTGTATTTCAACGAGATAAACACAATACCTGGCTTTACAAGTATTTCGATGTATCCAAAGCTTATGGAGTTTAGTAGTATTCCATATTCTCAGCTCATTGATAAACTAATTTCTCTTGCCATTGAGAAAAATAGACAGAAAAAAAGCATAAAATACAGTAAAGAGGGCTGAAATAGCTATGGATTTACGACCAATTGGTATATTTGATTCTGGTTTAGGTGGTCTTACTGTTTTCAAAGAGATTGTAAGTCTTATGCCAAATGAGAGTATTGTGTATTTTGGCGATACGGCAAGAATTCCCTATGGTTCTAAGTCTAAAGAGACAGTTACAAAGTTTGCAATGCAAAACACAAGGTTTTTGCTAT from Caldicellulosiruptor kronotskyensis 2002 encodes the following:
- a CDS encoding D-alanine--D-alanine ligase family protein codes for the protein MTKLKVAVLFGGVSTEHEISIVSAKSIMQNMDKEKYEIIPIGITKEGKWLLYTGKIEDLDSKWTQFSIECFISPDRTKKALVKIKDNEATFIDIDVVFPVLHGLNGEDGTVQGLLELSGIPYVGCGVLSSAICMDKAFAKKLALLEGIPQGHFLVVYKNEYSAKKDYFIRRIESEFSYPVFVKPANSGSSVGISKAKDREDLVLAIHEAFLYDTKILIEQAINAREIECAVLGNDEVFVSEPGEIIPSREFYSYEAKYIDNSSELIIPARLPKEVTEEIKDLAARIYKIFECCGMARVDFFVDKDTNKVYFNEINTIPGFTSISMYPKLMEFSSIPYSQLIDKLISLAIEKNRQKKSIKYSKEG